Sequence from the [Clostridium] scindens genome:
CTTTTGCTGCATGCTCTGCGGATTAATGGAGATCCGGGTGACGCCGTGACGTCTGATCGCTTCTAGTTTCTCCCTGGTAATGCTGTCCGGCCGTCCGGCCTCCACCGTATATTCCAGAAGATGCTCCCTTGAGAAGTTCTCATCAATACAGCACAGGAGGCGTTCCAGCTGTCCCGCCGTAAGCGTGGTAGGCGTACCCCCTCCGATGTAGATGGTATTCAGTTTCTTTAAGGAAGACTTCTGCGCGATAAACTTCAACTCTTTGCACAAGGCATCCAGATAATCCTCTACCTTGCTCTCCCAGTCGGCTAAGGCCCCGGAACCAAAGGAACAGTAGCTGCACACGGTGGGACAGAACGGGATACCCACATAAAGGCTGTACCCATTGTCATAGTCCAGCCGCTCTAGCAGTTCCTTCTCCCTTCCGGCAATCTCCCATGCCAGAGAAGCCTTCTCATTGCTTACCATATAGGTCTCGTGAAACCAGGAGATAAATGCCGTCTCGTCCATCCCCTCTTCCAGCTTCTTCATGGCAATCTTCGTGGGCCTGACCCCGGTAAGAATCCCCCAGGAAAGAGAGTTCCCCGTCTCTTCTTCAAGCAGTCCGTATAACTTTACATCAATCTGTCGTTTGATCTTAGCCTCTTTCTCTGTACCTGGAGCTTCGACCGGCATATCCGCCGCACCCACCGTGATCTTCCGGCCATCTTCCAGCAGCACCGTTACATAATTAGAGGCTTTTTCCTCCACCCGGCACACAGCCTGTGCCGATGGATAAAAAGCCTTAATCATATGGTACGTATTATAAGTATATGCCTCGCTGTTACATATAATCTGAATCATTCTTATACCCCGCTACAGAAATGGATTGTGCGTCTTCTCATGACCAATCGTAGTCTCGCCCATATGCCCCGGATATACAAGGGTCTCATCTGGAAGAACCATCAGTTTCTCCTTCACGGCCCGCACCAGGTCGGACATGCTTCCGCCTGGAAAATCCGTACGCCCGATCGAATTCTGGAACAGCGTATCCCCGCTGAATAAGACGTCTTCGGACCTGACATAATAGCAGCATCCGCCCTTGGTATGGCCCGGCGTGTGGAACACCTCAAAGTCATAGCCAGCCAGTTTCAGAATCTGTCCTTCCCTGATGCTCCTAGCTCCTTCATAAGTATATCCCCCGGTATAGACAGAAGACTGGTTCAACTTCGGATCCGTCATTGCATCCGCGTCTTCTTCATAGACATAGACCGGCACATGGAATTCGTCCACAAATCCGTCAATCCCCATAATATGGTCAAAATGGGCATGCGTCAGTAGAAGAGCCTCTATCTTGATTCCTTCCGATTTGATGTGGCTTAGAAGATAGGATGGGCAGGCAGCCGGATCAACCACGACCGCCTGTCTTGTATCTTCATTTATCGCCAGATAACAATTAGTGCTGATAATTCCAGTAACAAATCTCTCTACTTTCATCTTTTCTATCCTGTCGTCCTTTCAATATCAATTACGCCTTCCACCTGACGAAGCTTCTTCACGATCCTTGTCAGTTCTTCCCTGCCATGCACGATAAATCCCGTCTCAATGGTAGCGGTTCCCTGCTTGCTGGTGCGCACATTCATGGACTTGACATCCACGTCTCCTTCCGTAAAGATCTTTGACATCTCCATCAAAAGGCCTTGCCTGTCATGGGCAAACATCTTGATCTCAGCCAGATACTGCCCGCCGGCCTTCTCTGCCACGTCGCTTTCCCACTCCGCATCAATCAGGCGGGCGCGCTCGGATTCTGTCAGATGGATCATGTTCACACAGTCCGTGCGATGGATGGAAAGGCCTCTGCCTCTGGTAACGAAGCCCACAATCTCATCCCCGGGCACCGGATTACAGCATCTGGAGAAACGTACGGCCATATCGTCAATTCCCTTGACCACGATTCCGCTCTTGGACTTGGCAATATGCACCTTGTTCTTGGACGCTTCTGCAACCCGCTCCAGAACCACTTCATCCGTGATCTCCTGCTTGTGCTCTTTGTCATACTCTTCTACAAGTCGGTTTACCACCTGGCCTTCCTTCAGCCCCCCATGCCCTATGGCAGCCAGCACCGCTTCCCAGTCCTTGAATCCATATTTCTTCTGCACCACGTCCTGATATTTCGGATTCATGATATTGCTCAAATTAATGGATTTGGCTTTACAATAAGAGGCAATCATCTCTTTTCCCTTAATGATGTTGCTTTCCTTGAATTCTTTCTTAAACCATTGATTGATCTTGTTCTTTGCCTGGGTGCTCTTGACGATTCCCAGCCAGTCCCGGCTGGGGCCTCTGGAGTTCTGGGAGGTCAGGATCTCGATCCTGTCCCCGTTCTGTATCTTGTATTCAATATTCACCAGCTTGCCGTTTACCCTGGCGCCTACCATCTTATTTCCCACCGCGCTGTGGATGGCGTATGCGAAATCAATCGGCGTAGAGCCATTAGGCAGATTCTTCACATCCCCCTGGGGCGTAAAGCAGTATACATCCTCTGCAAACAGGTCCAGATCGCCCTTGATGAGGCTTAAAAATTCCCGGTTATCCGACATGTCTCTCTGCCATTCCAGTATCTGGCGCAGCCAGCTAAGCTTCTCTTCTTCCTGCGCCTCCACGCTCTTCTTGCCGTCATTGGATTCTTTATACTTCCAGTGGGCGGCGATACCGTACTCTGCCGTCTTATGCATTTCCTGCGTCCTGATCTGGATCTCAAAAGGCTGCCCCACGGAACTCATCAGCGTCGTATGCAAGGACTGATACATATTGGGCTTGGGCATCGCGATATAGTCTTTGAAGCGTCCCGGTATCGGCGTATACATCTCATGGATGACGCCCAGCGCTGCATAGCAGTCCTTTACCGAGTCCACGATGATCCGTACCGCGAACAGGTCATAGACCTGGTCCACCGTCTTATCCTGATTGACCATCTTCTTGTAAATGCTGAAAAAATGCTTGACACGCCCGTTCACATCCGCTTTGATGCTGGCGTTCTTCATGTGGGTGGACACTTCATCCACGATCTGCTGGACGAATTCTTCCCGCTCCGTCTTCCTTGCGTTAATCTGATTTACAAGGTCAAAGAATACTTCCGGCTGCGAATACTTAAGAGCCAGGTCATCCAGTTCCGTCTTAATCTTGGATATACCGAGCCGCTGGGCGATCGGCGCATAGATATCCATGGTCTCTTTGGCTTTCTCCTTCTGCTTGGCCGGCGTCATAAACTCCAGCGTGCGCATGTTGTGAAGGCGGTCGGCAAGCTTGATAATGATGACCCGGATATCCTTTGCCATTGCCAGGAACATCTTTCTTAAATTCTCCGCCTGTACCTCCAGCTTGTCAGAAGAATAGGAAAGTCTTCCCAACTTGGTGACGCCATCTACCAGAAGCGCTACTTCCTCGCCAAATTCCCGTTTAATATCCTCTTCGCTTACTTCCGTATCCTCGACAACATCATGAAGCATGCCGGATACGATCGTCTCTTTATCCATCTCCAGGTCCGCCAGTATGATGGCTACCCACAGAGGATGCACGATATACGGCTCCCCGGACTTGCGGCACTGCCCTCCATGGGCTTTTTTCGCAAGCTGGTATGCTTTTTCAATCATAGAAACATCCGTAGAAGGGTGATACCTTCGGATGCGGGCAATTAACATTTCATATAAGAGATCCGGATTTTCATAGTCTCCCGGCGCTTTGACGGCATGACCGTCAACGACTTCCAGTCCTGCGGATGTATCTGCCGTCAGCGATTCTGGCGCAATACGCCCGTCAATTGCCTCATATGTGGTTTTTTCTGACATATTAACGCCTCCTTCCTGTTACATATTTTTCTTTTGTCATTATTTACCAGGATATGCAATTACAGACTCAACGTCATATCCTTTTAATTTATCTCTACCCTTAAGGCCCTCCAGCTCCATCAAAAATACGGTCTTTACGACTTCTCCTCCCAGGCCTTCCACCAGTTTGATCATAGCCTCATTGGTTCCTCCCGTGGCGATGAGATCATCGATAATAACCACCTTCTGGCCAGGCTTTATCGCGTCACGGTGCATTTCCAATTCGGCAACGCCATACTCCAGCTCATATTTGATTGAAACCGTCTCACATGGAAGTTTTCCCTTTTTCCGGATTGGAATGAATGGCTTATGAAGGTTATAGGCAATGGGGACTCCAAAGATAAATCCCCGGGACTCCGGCCCCACAACCACATCGAACTCCACATCTTTTAATTTTTCCTGCATAAGGTCTATGGCAAGCGCCAGCCCGTCGGCATCCTGAAGCACGCTGGTCACATCTCTGAATATAATCCCTGGTTCCGGAAAATCCGGAATACTCCTTACGTATTCTTCAATCGGTTTCATACACAATCTCTCCATTCTCACTAAAATACCTTATAAGTATAGCATTAGTCTACGTAATTTTCAAACAATTCTAGACATTTCCCGCGCCATTACTGGTAGTGCGTAATCACAATCTGAACTGTACGCTTTCCCATATATTCATTCATGTCGGGATAATAAGTGACGGACAGTTTCATCTGGCTTCCTCTTCCTTTCATCAGAAGATCCACAGCCTCTTTCCCATACCGCTCTTCCAGAAGGGAAAGCATCTGCTCTGCTCCCCGGAAGCACACGGCCTCCATTGCCGTCTGGCTGGAATCTTTTACCTGAAGCTTCAGTACATTTCTATTCTTGCCAAGAATCCGCCCGCTTATAAGTTCTACATTTCTGGCGGCAAAGACCGGCTTTGTATTCCCTTTTCCGAAAGGCTCCAAAAGAGTCAGTTCCTCCACCAGTTCCTCTGTCACGCAGGAAAACGGCAATTCCATATCTATCACTACTTTTTCTGCCATGTCTTTTGGCTCCAGCCGGCAGTTATCATTGAGCGTCCTTCGAAGTTCTTCTATGTTTTCCTTGGCAAGGGACATTCCTGCCGCCAGCTTATGCCCTCCGAACTTGGTAAGGAGATCCTTGCAGCGGCTCAGTTCTTCGTACATATTATATGCCTCTATGGAACGACCCGAACCTTTAATGCCTTCTTCGGCATCCGTCAGTATGATGGCAGGCCTGTAATACCGCTCCCGGATCCGGCCTGCCACGATTCCGGCCAGGCTTTCATGGCAGCCGGGCAGATAGAGGACCAGAACCCGGTCTTGCCCCGCCTTCGTCGTGTCCACGATCTGCCTTGCCTGTTCCACCGCGATATCCGTCATCTCTTTTCGGCTGTCGTTCAGCGCCTTCAGATCCCCTGCCAGTATGTCCGCCTCTTTTCCGGCTTTCGCCCGCAGCAGATCAAGCGTCCGCTTTGCCGTATCCAGCCTGCCGCTTGCATTCATACAAGGCCCAAGAACGAATCCGATATGGTAGGCGCCGATTCGATCCTTATCCACTCCCGTGCACGCGATCAAAGAACGAAGTCCGGGACTATGCGTCCGCTTCAGCATCTGCAGGCCTTCCTTTACGAAAATCCTGTTTTCGTTTTCCAGTTCCATCACGTCGCCCACGGTAGCGATCGCCACATTTTCGATCAGATAATCCAGATCCTCCGCGTCGCCGCCCGTGGCCTCCCACAGGGCTTCCACCAATTTATAGGCGATGGCTGCCCCGCACAGCCCTTTAAATGGATATTCGCACCCTGGCTGCTTTGGATCAATGACAGCATCTGCCGGCGGAAGCAGATAGTTTTTCCCGTCCTCTTCTTCCTCGAAGGGCACCTCATGATGATCCGTCACCACGATCGTCATCCCAAGGCGCTTTCCGTAAGCAATCTCCCCAGCCGCCGCAATGCCATTGTCGCAGGTAATGATCGTATCTATTCCATCCCGGTATGCCCGTTCGATTAATTCGACGTTCAGCCCATACCCATCCTTCATGCGGCTGGGAATATCGCTGTCCACTTCCGCTCCCAGCTTCTCCAGACCCTCCAGCAGAATGTAGGTGGCATTCACTCCGTCAATATCGTAATCTCCGATGACCCGGATCCGCTTCTGCTCGGCAATCTTCTCTCTTAAGATGTCCACTGCCTTGTCCATATCCTTCATCAGCATGCCGTCATAAAGGTCGGCAATCGTGCCATTCAGGTACTGCGCGATTGCCTCATCGCCGATCACATCTCTGTTACGGATTAAGCAGGCAAGCCTGGGGCTGATCTGAAACCTTTTCCCAATTCCTTCAAAATCCGCGCCTTTTCTTAGAAGCACCCATTGTTCCATCCTCTGTCCTCCCTATGTATCTTGAAAGCAAAAAGCAGCCACGTCATATAAATATGGCTATGGCTGCTTCATCGTTTCTCTCTATTATTTCTTTTTCTTCTTGCTTGACTGGGCAGCTGGTTTCTTGCCAATCTTTGTCTTCATAACATACCACAGCGCTCCTGTGATGCACACGGATGAATATGCTCCGCATACAATTCCCACGATCAGCGGCAACGCGAATTCGCGGATGGAGCTTACTCCCATTACGTATAGCACCGCCACCATAATGAAGGTGGTCAGTGAAGTATAAATACTTCTGGTAAGCGTCATTGTAATACTCTTATTTACCACTTCTGCAAGATCTGTAGACTTGGTCTGGTAATGAAGCTCCTCACGGATACGGTCAAATATGACGATCGTCGCATTGATGGAATATCCCACGATGGTCAGCATACAGGCGATAAATGTATTGCCCACTGATATTCTTGCAACCGCATAGAATGCAAGCACGACCAAAACGTCATGCAAAAGAGCTGTTACCGCGCTGGTTGCAAAACGTATATCTTTGAAGCGGAACCAGATATACAGAAGCATGAATATGGTTGCGACAATAACTGCGACAACCGCGTCCTGCCGCATCTCGTTACTTACTGTAGAACTGATATTCTCTGCAGTAATCTTGGATTCATCCACGCCGAAATTATCTGCCATAGCCTGATTCAGTTTTTCACGCTGGTCAAGTTCCAGCGTAACCGTCTTGATGATTACCTGGTTGGTACCTGCCACCTTCTGCGTCTGGACATTGTGATCGCCGGTCACTTTTTCTACTACAGGCACGATCTCTTTGTCAATCTCTTCAATCGTATAATCTTCATTAAATGTCACGTTGGTGGATGTTCCGCCTTCAAACTCGAGGCTGTATGCAAATGCTCCATTCCCCTTGGAGGAATTCACGCCCATGAAGATCAGTCCTGCGGCAATGACTGCCGTAGATACGGTAAAGAACCATTTCTTCTTTCCGAGGAAGTCAATGGTGCTCCTTTCCTTCTTAGCACGATAGTATAACTTTTCCTTCCGAAGCCCTACCGCATAGAACGCATACACGATCATACGGGTAATGACAAGGGCGGTAAACATGGATACAATAATACCGATTGCCAGAGTCTGGGCAAATCCCTTTACCGTTCCCGAGCCCTTGAACCAGAGGACAGCAGCCGCGATCAAAGTGGTGATGTTGCCATCCACGATCGCTGACATAGCCTTCTGGAAGCCCGTCTTTAATGCATTCTTCACGCTCTTGCCGCGGGACATCTCCTCGCGCACCCGGGCGAAGATGATGACGTTAGCATCCACCGCCATGCCGATACTCAGGATGATACCCGCAATACCCGGCAGGGTAAGAGTCACGTTAAACGCATTTAATATAAGAAGCACAAGTTCCGTATATATAACCAGCGCAAGGCTTGAAGCAAGTCCCGGCAGAAAATATACAAAAATCATAAAAATGAATACAATGGCAAGTCCAATCGCGCCGGCCTTCAGACTGGTGCTGATTGCCTGTTCTCCCAGCTGGGCGCCCACCACGTTGGAGCGGAGTTCTTCCAGTTCCAGCTTCAATCCGCCGATACGGATGGTTGATGCCAGGTTTTCTGCCTCATCATACGAGAAATTTCCTGTGATGTATGCCTGCCCTCCGGTAATCGCTGTCTGGACTCTCGGGCTGCTGATCGCCTCTCCGTCGTAGATGATGGAAATGGTCT
This genomic interval carries:
- a CDS encoding MBL fold metallo-hydrolase, producing the protein MKVERFVTGIISTNCYLAINEDTRQAVVVDPAACPSYLLSHIKSEGIKIEALLLTHAHFDHIMGIDGFVDEFHVPVYVYEEDADAMTDPKLNQSSVYTGGYTYEGARSIREGQILKLAGYDFEVFHTPGHTKGGCCYYVRSEDVLFSGDTLFQNSIGRTDFPGGSMSDLVRAVKEKLMVLPDETLVYPGHMGETTIGHEKTHNPFL
- a CDS encoding RelA/SpoT family protein produces the protein MSEKTTYEAIDGRIAPESLTADTSAGLEVVDGHAVKAPGDYENPDLLYEMLIARIRRYHPSTDVSMIEKAYQLAKKAHGGQCRKSGEPYIVHPLWVAIILADLEMDKETIVSGMLHDVVEDTEVSEEDIKREFGEEVALLVDGVTKLGRLSYSSDKLEVQAENLRKMFLAMAKDIRVIIIKLADRLHNMRTLEFMTPAKQKEKAKETMDIYAPIAQRLGISKIKTELDDLALKYSQPEVFFDLVNQINARKTEREEFVQQIVDEVSTHMKNASIKADVNGRVKHFFSIYKKMVNQDKTVDQVYDLFAVRIIVDSVKDCYAALGVIHEMYTPIPGRFKDYIAMPKPNMYQSLHTTLMSSVGQPFEIQIRTQEMHKTAEYGIAAHWKYKESNDGKKSVEAQEEEKLSWLRQILEWQRDMSDNREFLSLIKGDLDLFAEDVYCFTPQGDVKNLPNGSTPIDFAYAIHSAVGNKMVGARVNGKLVNIEYKIQNGDRIEILTSQNSRGPSRDWLGIVKSTQAKNKINQWFKKEFKESNIIKGKEMIASYCKAKSINLSNIMNPKYQDVVQKKYGFKDWEAVLAAIGHGGLKEGQVVNRLVEEYDKEHKQEITDEVVLERVAEASKNKVHIAKSKSGIVVKGIDDMAVRFSRCCNPVPGDEIVGFVTRGRGLSIHRTDCVNMIHLTESERARLIDAEWESDVAEKAGGQYLAEIKMFAHDRQGLLMEMSKIFTEGDVDVKSMNVRTSKQGTATIETGFIVHGREELTRIVKKLRQVEGVIDIERTTG
- the hemZ gene encoding coproporphyrinogen dehydrogenase HemZ, with amino-acid sequence MIQIICNSEAYTYNTYHMIKAFYPSAQAVCRVEEKASNYVTVLLEDGRKITVGAADMPVEAPGTEKEAKIKRQIDVKLYGLLEEETGNSLSWGILTGVRPTKIAMKKLEEGMDETAFISWFHETYMVSNEKASLAWEIAGREKELLERLDYDNGYSLYVGIPFCPTVCSYCSFGSGALADWESKVEDYLDALCKELKFIAQKSSLKKLNTIYIGGGTPTTLTAGQLERLLCCIDENFSREHLLEYTVEAGRPDSITREKLEAIRRHGVTRISINPQSMQQKTLDAIGRRHSVEQIVTAYGMARELGFDNINMDIIAGLPGEELQDMEDTLRQIGQLMPDSLTVHSLAIKRAARMEMEDLKREDGKTNEVMSGMIRSAERMARKMGLAPYYLYRQKNIAGNFENVGYAKVDKAGIYNILIMEEKQSIVAAGAGASTKIVLKDMIPMPGSRKKKMTRLMRIENVKAIDAYIDRIDEMIERKGEWLWH
- a CDS encoding protein translocase subunit SecDF — encoded protein: MKKNKGILSLILTAVLVVLLGFTVLVGFGKTGTGAMKNIKLGLDLAGGVSITYQVKDDNPTEKEMSDTIYKLQKRVEQYSTEASVYQEGDDRINIEIPGVTDANAILDELGKPGSLEFRTEDGETVITGSDVKTATAKAGEDDMGNKEYSVELSLNKEGTKKFADATEANVGKTISIIYDGEAISSPRVQTAITGGQAYITGNFSYDEAENLASTIRIGGLKLELEELRSNVVGAQLGEQAISTSLKAGAIGLAIVFIFMIFVYFLPGLASSLALVIYTELVLLILNAFNVTLTLPGIAGIILSIGMAVDANVIIFARVREEMSRGKSVKNALKTGFQKAMSAIVDGNITTLIAAAVLWFKGSGTVKGFAQTLAIGIIVSMFTALVITRMIVYAFYAVGLRKEKLYYRAKKERSTIDFLGKKKWFFTVSTAVIAAGLIFMGVNSSKGNGAFAYSLEFEGGTSTNVTFNEDYTIEEIDKEIVPVVEKVTGDHNVQTQKVAGTNQVIIKTVTLELDQREKLNQAMADNFGVDESKITAENISSTVSNEMRQDAVVAVIVATIFMLLYIWFRFKDIRFATSAVTALLHDVLVVLAFYAVARISVGNTFIACMLTIVGYSINATIVIFDRIREELHYQTKSTDLAEVVNKSITMTLTRSIYTSLTTFIMVAVLYVMGVSSIREFALPLIVGIVCGAYSSVCITGALWYVMKTKIGKKPAAQSSKKKKK
- a CDS encoding adenine phosphoribosyltransferase, translating into MKPIEEYVRSIPDFPEPGIIFRDVTSVLQDADGLALAIDLMQEKLKDVEFDVVVGPESRGFIFGVPIAYNLHKPFIPIRKKGKLPCETVSIKYELEYGVAELEMHRDAIKPGQKVVIIDDLIATGGTNEAMIKLVEGLGGEVVKTVFLMELEGLKGRDKLKGYDVESVIAYPGK
- the recJ gene encoding single-stranded-DNA-specific exonuclease RecJ, producing the protein MEQWVLLRKGADFEGIGKRFQISPRLACLIRNRDVIGDEAIAQYLNGTIADLYDGMLMKDMDKAVDILREKIAEQKRIRVIGDYDIDGVNATYILLEGLEKLGAEVDSDIPSRMKDGYGLNVELIERAYRDGIDTIITCDNGIAAAGEIAYGKRLGMTIVVTDHHEVPFEEEEDGKNYLLPPADAVIDPKQPGCEYPFKGLCGAAIAYKLVEALWEATGGDAEDLDYLIENVAIATVGDVMELENENRIFVKEGLQMLKRTHSPGLRSLIACTGVDKDRIGAYHIGFVLGPCMNASGRLDTAKRTLDLLRAKAGKEADILAGDLKALNDSRKEMTDIAVEQARQIVDTTKAGQDRVLVLYLPGCHESLAGIVAGRIRERYYRPAIILTDAEEGIKGSGRSIEAYNMYEELSRCKDLLTKFGGHKLAAGMSLAKENIEELRRTLNDNCRLEPKDMAEKVVIDMELPFSCVTEELVEELTLLEPFGKGNTKPVFAARNVELISGRILGKNRNVLKLQVKDSSQTAMEAVCFRGAEQMLSLLEERYGKEAVDLLMKGRGSQMKLSVTYYPDMNEYMGKRTVQIVITHYQ